One window of Candidatus Methylocalor cossyra genomic DNA carries:
- a CDS encoding citryl-CoA lyase produces the protein MNDPQELIHTRIWDEIPEPDNPFAAAVCRCAGYDVYGDLLGKARWIDYLYLLFKLERPTPPQATLLEGLAVALANPGPRDPAVHAAMSAGVGGSTRASALMAALAVGAGQRGGAREVAEAMAAWDRCGTQLEAWRQWFAEPPRDERADLWLSSAHPPGFDPYGRHCPRPVQQTLAVLAGCSPGPHLPWLQQVRPQLESLAGHPLAMTGVAAAALRDLAFTPEQGEMLFLLLRLPGAAAHALEQEQQGWRRFPFFNGVVQLENAPSCESPDTARLPHDHGT, from the coding sequence ATGAACGACCCCCAAGAGCTGATCCATACCCGTATCTGGGACGAGATCCCCGAGCCCGACAACCCCTTCGCCGCCGCTGTGTGCCGTTGCGCGGGCTACGACGTTTACGGCGACCTCCTGGGCAAGGCCCGCTGGATCGACTATCTGTACCTGTTGTTCAAGCTGGAACGGCCGACCCCGCCCCAGGCCACCCTGCTGGAGGGACTCGCCGTCGCCCTGGCTAACCCCGGTCCCCGCGACCCGGCTGTGCATGCCGCCATGAGCGCCGGGGTGGGCGGCTCGACTCGGGCCTCGGCCTTGATGGCCGCCCTAGCCGTGGGAGCCGGCCAGCGAGGCGGGGCGCGGGAGGTGGCCGAGGCCATGGCCGCCTGGGACCGCTGCGGCACCCAGCTGGAGGCCTGGCGCCAGTGGTTCGCCGAGCCACCCCGGGACGAGCGCGCCGACCTTTGGCTCTCTAGTGCCCATCCGCCCGGCTTCGACCCCTACGGCAGGCATTGCCCCCGGCCCGTGCAGCAAACCCTGGCGGTGCTCGCCGGGTGCAGCCCGGGCCCACATTTGCCGTGGCTACAGCAGGTCCGCCCGCAGCTGGAAAGCTTGGCCGGCCACCCCCTCGCGATGACCGGGGTGGCCGCCGCCGCTCTTAGGGATCTGGCCTTCACCCCGGAACAGGGGGAGATGCTGTTCCTGCTGCTGCGCCTGCCGGGAGCAGCAGCCCATGCCTTGGAGCAGGAGCAGCAAGGCTGGCGCCGCTTCCCCTTCTTCAACGGGGTGGTCCAGCTGGAGAACGCCCCGAGTTGTGAATCCCCCGACACCGCGAGGCTGCCCCATGACCACGGGACCTGA
- a CDS encoding citryl-CoA lyase: MTTGPEQLLERESSWVTDLGAWFPDQGRVIFRGKEVFRDLKDFSWMAMWLYAITGRQFTAKQLRLFEGCWVLCTSYPDPRLWNNRVAALAGSSRSTAGLALGAATAVSDASIYGGRPCLGTSDFLHRTQQQLDQGADLAELLREEYRKHRTIPGYGRPLARRDERIEPMMRLAESLGLASGPYVALAFRIQKQLRELRLRFRMNAAALCAALTADQGLSPREFYHFASLSFSAGIIACYVDAAARPEGTLFPLRCARLAYQGPPPRSWEPPSEPP, from the coding sequence ATGACCACGGGACCTGAACAACTGCTCGAGCGCGAGTCTTCCTGGGTGACCGATCTCGGCGCCTGGTTTCCCGACCAGGGCCGGGTGATCTTCCGGGGCAAGGAGGTGTTCCGGGATCTGAAGGATTTTTCCTGGATGGCGATGTGGCTCTATGCCATCACCGGACGCCAGTTCACCGCCAAGCAGCTGCGCCTGTTCGAAGGCTGCTGGGTGCTGTGCACCAGCTATCCCGACCCGCGCCTGTGGAACAACCGGGTGGCGGCCTTGGCCGGCAGCAGCCGGAGCACCGCGGGCCTGGCCCTCGGGGCGGCGACCGCGGTTTCCGACGCCTCGATCTATGGAGGCCGCCCTTGTCTCGGTACCAGCGACTTCCTGCACCGCACACAGCAACAGCTGGACCAGGGCGCCGATCTGGCCGAGCTGCTGCGGGAGGAATACCGCAAGCACAGGACCATCCCCGGCTACGGACGCCCCCTGGCACGCCGGGACGAGCGGATCGAGCCCATGATGCGTCTGGCGGAGAGCCTAGGCCTGGCGTCGGGGCCGTACGTGGCCCTGGCGTTCCGGATCCAGAAGCAGCTGCGTGAGCTCCGGCTGCGCTTCCGCATGAACGCCGCCGCTCTGTGCGCTGCGCTTACCGCCGACCAGGGCCTGTCGCCGCGTGAGTTCTACCATTTTGCTTCCCTCAGCTTTTCTGCGGGGATCATCGCCTGCTATGTGGACGCCGCCGCCCGCCCCGAGGGCACCCTGTTTCCCCTGCGCTGCGCGCGCCTGGCTTACCAAGGTCCGCCGCCCCGGTCCTGGGAGCCGCCCTCGGAACCCCCATGA